ttcgCATGCTGATTTGTATTCATAAAACACTATTAGCTACAGTATTATTCCTAACTTGTAAAAAGTAAAAACAGATTTCATTCGTTTTGAGATTAGATCGAAATTTATTCCAAGCTCTTCAAGTAATGGGGGCTCTTCTTCATCATCCTCATCTtgatcattttcatttcctgttatatttgcatttggcttattaaaattaccaaaaaaattattattattactattattattattattattactattattattattactattattattattattactattattattactattattaataatagtattatTTGAGGActgtttattattaaatggGCTGGTAActattgtattattattttgattgtTGAAATTGTTAAAGTTGCTGTTAGCAGTACTCTCAAATGGAGCATTAAGAATTGTATTATCCGATTTTTGATAagtattttcatataactttttatttatatatggatTGGTTACTTTATTATCgacattattattatttagtTCATCATTATCGTTTCTATTATTCGTCCTGTTTGTAATTTTCTGAGTATagtaattcatttttttgttttttatatctatataatattattggTAATATCATAACTTTTTCAGTAACTGAGTATTTTGACATAAGTTTGTTGTATtcattatacatatatacctaaaagtataaaataatgcatacatacatccatatgcatgtatatatagcTAGACTAACATATCAAATAGTTGACGTTgagttttttttgttttttattggcaaaaaattattaaaaaaataatatatcaaataaagGGCATTTTGCAAATAAACCAAACACAAAAAGATTTATGCATTGatgcataaatatataagtaaatatatcattacaaaaaatttcaatatatttttttaatttatgtatatatacgtttttaatttccaaattgtgttatattttggtcattttttccattcatgctatttatatttttttctgttttaatcaaaaattatttaactAATTTTTAAGTTTATATGTGTATTCAAGAGTAAAATAAGTATTTCCATGTGCAAGTTTGTATTTGAAATTGTAtggtaaatatataaatgatttatgcatatacataaatgCATATTAAATGcgcatttttataaatattacgCTATCCAAATTATGACAATCTTGCTTTTAAATGGATATAAAATTAGCAAttctttttgtttatttaaatttttaatagataaaatttgcatttttattcatgtatttatatatttttttttcctcattatttattatatatatgcggatatatgtttttaacttaattattatactaCAATACtgtatattttactttggttattttatattttattatcattattttttattatttttttttttcaaactTTGAAATTTCAGAAGATTgcataatttgttttttatatacaaattaaatttCTTTTAAGAGTAGTAACATTTATTTCCCTTTATAAAGCTCATAACCCAATACCTTATGTTACCATTTTATTACTGACTGCTTATTGAATTTGTTTCGCAACTTTGGAGCTAttcaattatttatatatttacaacaTATTAACTAATGCATAAATATCATATAGATATAATACGTATATTTTGGGGtgaatattgttttttttaaggtCTTTCAAGAGcaatataatgaaatgtAGCTCAATTGTATTAATTATTAGATATTAGTAAATTTTGTTAGAAAAAGCATTATTCacacaataaaaaaaaaattaaaaaaaataagattTCCAAGAATAGAgaagtatatatttaggTAAAAGGGAGAATGCggaaaaatgatgaaaattaGCAAAGATAAACGAAATATACGATATGAATATGAATTagacaaattaaaaaaaaaaaaaaaagataatattttaattttaaatataataaataacaagataaattatatttgctatatattaaaaagtgATTAtcgaaatatattaaatgacATAAATTATgagaataaaaattcaatagaaacatgtttttattattcaaaatcttatataacatttttacttttatattacccatatattcataattatataaaatgtttaagaaataataatttaagaatatataaaaatttttataagcatatattaaaattgcCAAATAATTTCTACACATTAAtattcaaattaaaaatacttgatataataaaagaaaataaatgttcATTAAATTCGagtaatgatataaattatataaataaaaatatacaagaATTTagtagtaataatattagtaacactttttttgaaaatacgAACAAAACTTATAGTAGCAATAGTTATATCGATAACAATGCAGGAGGGGTAGCTGCTTTTcacaaaaattattcatCATCTTCCCAACTTGTATTAAATACtccaaatttttatgacaatttttcaaaaaataattttataaaaatattattttccagaatttataaaaaaaaatatcataaatcaataataaaaatacttgAACTTGTCTTATTTTACCATTCTTTGCCGTCCTTTTCATTCTcacaaaatttttttcaaaagtATCACAacaataaaagaaatagtGGATTGGATCGCAAGCAATGTAAAtccaataaaaataaacattttaaaaaattatatttcaaaaCACCGTTTTTTAAGCATGTTATTGTACCgactatatatttaaatgagGATTGTAAAAATGTGGAAGTGTtagctaaaaaaaaacttgttaaaataaaaaaaaaaaaaataaaaaataaaaaaataaaaaataaaataaaaaaaaatgtggcAGCAAAAGtagaagaagaaaatgcTGATTATTCATTATCAGAAAATACTGGAAGTGATATTACTGAAAAAAGTTTAAGTTGTTTAAGTAATTCAGAAGACGAAAGAGAAGtaaatgaatttttaaaaaaagaatttaaCTATGATATTAAtctaaataaaaacaatgaaTCTCATgataacatatattttaacaattataatgatcaatctgaagaaataataccaaatgataaaaatattaacgATGGTCAAATGAATACTTCATCGGTTTTATCTTCTACACTTAACAACGAGAATATATGTacgaataaaataaacattcaaaacgaatattataaaaatgaaaataataatgaattgAATTTTTCAGAGCATGTTGTAAATAATGgggaaaatatttcatcaacgagagaaataaataatttgcaagtaaatgatatatctgataattttttaaaatttatatataattataataaaaacaataaatcattaaaaaatgcagAATTAATATATGGGAAATATATACTTGATGATATACaaagttttatattatatagaaaaaacaaagaatttaatagtaatactaaagataataataatgaaaaaaaaaaaatatatattcatgaAATTTGGAaagatttaataaattttgatgatgctgatgataataaaaatactttaATACATAAAGCTTGTTTAGtttcaaatataaacataatatttattttgttgaATTTAAATGTCAATCTAATTGcttataatgataaatcaGAACTCCCTTTACACTGCACTATTTATGGAACAAATAagtacatttttttattacttctTCACAATACtattgaatatatatttttttattacatcCAATTATTTAAGGATAAAAacaacgaaaaaaaaaaaaaatctataaatagccaaaatatcaaaaaagaGGCCAAAACATACACacttaataattataatagcataataaatatcaataatgagaaaaaagaaaatcatcaaaatacaataaaaaatataaacgaAATTAGTGATAGTAGTATTCCTCATCATACATGTGATAAAACGGATATAATAAGTGATGATgtagaaaatgataaaagtGTTATTCGAAATtctcatataaaaaataaacaaaaatatatatattatataaaaaataattttttctattgcaaaaagataaatcataaatttatttgtacAGTTGTAAAGCTATATTTAAgtttatttgtaaaaattattgaaCTAGGaaattatgaatttttaaagattatgtttaattataataaacagatattttgttatatattacaaaatCAAGAAATGTTATATTTCCTTTGTTCATTTGCTCGTATGTACAATTCGctaaatttgtttataaaattttgtaatgatattttttcttttgatATTGTTAAagagaataaaaaaaatccaaaaaaaagatCTAATACTGAAGCAGCATTTATAGAAAAGGAAATCaataacaatattaaaaaaattaagtcTAACATAACTGTTGatattgataatattgaaaCAGAAAATATTGTAAATCACGAAGAAGAAGCGctttcaaaaaatgaatcaaATGAATTAGATTCAGTTtctgtaaaaataaacgaagaggaaaataaaaatagtataataaaaatatcccaaaatagtgaaaaaaaaaaaaatgattttataaataattatgtgataaaaaaaaaaacagataaaaaaaataggatagaaatattttactcACATGAATGTgctaaacatatatttgtcCCTGAACCAACTGATTATCCATATATGCGAAatagaattaaaaatagcATACCTGAAAATTCAACAAGATTAGATGTTTTAATATCTAATAAACATggaatattaaaattaaatacttttgtaaattttaaaattaaaaaaattcaaagaAAAGCTACAGCATTAGATGTTTTAAGAGTGCATGATGTGTCATATATAAAGATGCtgttacaaaaaatgaaaaaattaaattattacaatactaatgataaatttgataattttttagaaccttcgaaaaaaaacattaaaaattatttagtATTACCTGAATATTATAGCGAATCACCAAACAATGACAATATTCCTGATCATAtcaaaatgttaaaaaataataatattataagtAGTATGTACGAAGGAAATCCAAATTCTTCTACTCAACATggagataataataatccCCAATTTGATAGCGTTGGTGAAGattgtgaaaataaaaaaagtggATATAATGGAGGGTATGGAAGGGAATTAGATAGTGGTATAAACagtagtaataatataactGAGGGAAAAATATCGAGCTATAATAGTAGCAACGTAACTACAATACAAAGcccagaaaaaaaaatgatcagtaaaaaatatagcaGCAATAATAGTATTTTTAAAGAGAAATATGATAAACTAGTTTTAATAGATAACGACACATTTGTTAATAAGCATTCATTTAATTGTGCATTAAATGCAAGCGGGGTCGTTTTAAATGCAGTTGATTATATATCTTCAAAaaattcgaaaaaaaacaaaaaaaaaatattttgtgtaGTAAGACCACCAGGACATCATCTTGGCACATTTGGCGCAGCTCAATTCAATTTATCAGATGAAGATAAAGCAGCAGGTAGCCAAGGgttttgtttattaaataatattgctATTGGTATATCAtatgcaaaatataaatatgaaaagtATGAAAGAATAGCAATAATAGATTTTGATGTACATCATGGTAATGGAACAGAACAaattataagaaatatcggattaaaaaaaataaaaattaatgacTATATTGATATTTATAGTTGGAAAGGGTGgaaagataaaaatgataagaaaaatgttttttttagttcTATACATGCATTTGATGGTTATTTTTATCCTGGAACGGGTTATGATACTGTTGAATTAGAaccatatataataaatgtaacattaaaaaaaaatatggatgaaaatgatttttTACAGTTATtccataataatatattaatacatttatatcattttaagcctgatatattatttttatcagcTGGTTTTGATGGGCATAAATTAGATTATGTAAATAATGGATTTGTTAAGAAAAATACGtcaacatatttttatctaaCTAATCTTATTGTTTcattacaaaataaattacatTTCCCTATTATTAGCGTTTTAGAAGGTGGGTATAACACATCAAATGATATGGCATCTGTTTTTAGTTTGTCAGTCCTTGAACATGCtttatctttttattacaatgatatatcatttttatcacgaaaaaaaaacaaatcgATAACTAATACTATCTCAAAAAAATGCGCACGAAAagagagaaaaaaaaatgtattaaaatttccatatatatgtttaggaaaaacaaaaatggaagaaatgtttaaaaattattttgccgtttttaaagaaaaaaccAAAGAAACTgcaaatttaaatttaacaaataaagTAGTTGAATATCATAAGTATATTAAAGAGTATGATcgaaaagaaaatgaaatgaaaaaaaaaatgtcaaaatttttaaacaaaaataaattatatttccaAAACATACTAAATGATACTAATTTACTTTCTAcaagtataaatataaaactacCATTCgaatcatatttttatcaagttttatttcttttaaaaataaaattaaaaaaaaaaaaatgtttaaaaaaaaaaaaacagctATTTTCGCAGGACGTTAATCAATACTTCTCCATTTTGAACAACCCTTCCgatattcaaaatttaaaatctGTCTATATTCAACAgtaagaataaaaaaaaagacgCAATTGACTTAGAATAAGATACAGGCATTTCTATGCAATTgcaagaaatatatatgaatgtgctgtgtatattttagcactgttttttttttatcatatacacgtgcatatatatttatacactttaatccaataaaaaaatgttgcTTTATAAGATTTCGTTCGTATATACATGATTTCAACCtatctttatataatgttttaaaaaatatatacgttatttatataaaactcCTTAAACATTTGAAACattttgttcttttttaaaacaatttgTAGGCATCCCGATACAAAATTTGagttaaataatttatggAATCAcctaaaaaattaatttttttatattagccaattaaaaatggtagacattttttttatcattattaacTATAATTGCATAAAATAGTTacgtatataatatatatgtttacaTTGTTAATCTGCttttatgataatttttttattattttataattattttattttaagaaaaataatactaatgtttttaaattgtaCAACGGGAAAATTCACCTGGTAGTggcatataatatattttttgttttgtttcATTTTACTATTTGTTATGTGCGATATGTGCACGTTATCGTCAATTTgtgttaatttttaatttcgtTTCGTCTgtacttttttaatatatttatttctttcatttgatttttattctccatttttattaaaaaggtAGTTAGCTTCGTTTTccttatatacatatattttcctcatttttttatgccAATTTTTGGTGTATATTAACTTATAATTAACTTTTACCACAATAAACTTGATATTCTCATGAAcgaattttaatattttaaaaaaatatatttatatatttccaattttttttatcaatataaataacaattttgTGCTAAGAACACTTTTTTtccgtttttttttttcttaatttaATTGTTAACCTTTAGGGTACAATATCTATAAccacatatgtatattgcaatgatatatacacaaataatttttaattacacttttatttttgcatTTAAATCTTTTCTTCCTTTTAGCATTTTTATAGTAATCAATTATCTATACcctataaatatttctatgCTTTAATTAAGATTATTACTATGAATAAAAGGAGAGCTAAAAAACActaaaaacaatataccataaaattaaataaaataattttacaaaaaaaaaaatatatattgtatattatttattttttcatacttttcttttaaaatgacaaataatatctatttataaaaatgtaatgaaaaaatgagaTTAAAaacgtttttttttagcataggtttatttttattaataaattttttttgtattaaaaaatcaatagcgtatatattaaatgtaaATGTAGTTGATAAAGAtgacatatttatttttttatataaaaatgagcAGCTGTTAGCTGCAAGCTATTACAACTTCAAACCCTCCTATTTCTTTTCTGTTGAAGAAGGTATAATTCATTAATGCTTTTTTCTACatccatattttatacatatttatgaCATGTCTATGTCATATGTACTATATATCaatcaaattattatatctgAGTCTGCTCTCagttttataatatatacacaaaaaTCAAGCCATAAAAAACGCATCATTtacattataaataaatatacatacacaaatatacttatttgtacacttatatattaatcTTTTCCATTTAGGTGAAATCGACATTGACatgaacatattttttaaggaaaataaaacgaAGAAAACGAAAAGCAACAGCCAAGAGATACTAGCTAAggcaaataaaaattcaatttCCCTTTTAGACCATTTCAACGTAGATAAGGAATATTTTAGCAAAAAgataaatgttttaaataatgaaaaatatgaatatataaataaaaacgaaataaaagaaagtGAAATAACGAATATTGTTCcaaatgaattaaataatggCATAACATCAAGACATAACGAACATAATAATTCAACAATAAGTGATAAATTCAGTAATGTATTTTTAGTTCTTATGACTGCTGACCAATGGTTAAATTATATTCgacttaaaaataaattggaaccatcaataaaaaatgatgatagttatatttttacttcACATTTTAATAGTATAAAAAGATATCCAATAAATCGaggaataataaaaaaaactataaaaataacacaaaaaaatagatatatgttatttttaattaatagtaataaattGATAATAAACATGAAAGGGAATATAGTTTTTTATGATTACAAAACAAAACACTTATCTCacgattttatttttatcccCAATGTACTTCATTGTGtggtttatatattattaacaataaTTGTAATACTGAtaccattttttattaaatatagacAGAAATTAgatttatttatgataCTCAATATGCTATTCTTTTTGCTTTCGacttattataattataaaaatgtgaatTTTATACAAGACACTGGATAcatgtatacatatttcTGGTATGCCACTTCAAAAGAAAACCTAAGCACAAAATTTttgcaatatttttataaattttttaaattatttgctattatttttatcatactcataatttaaaaaaatagctacGCAATTCTTGTCTATCATCAGCCATATCCTTTTTATtgaatttaattaattactattttgtttatattttttacattttttaggGTGGCagcaaatatttttaaaaaaattcaagacatcatttcatttattatatatttgcaaGTATCACTaggtaaataattttattcgCTGCAAAGCTGATAATGCTAGCATTCATATTTCGTTTTTATGGGGTAACAagtttgtttattatttttattttaatttcttttcCTTTAGGTGATATATACGTAAGGAGCCATTTGAGCAGAATAGAGATACAATTCATGATATGTTATTCGGTTATTTCGTTTTACACAGGAATatttgaaatttttttaggaAATTTTCaggtaaaaaaaataaggatatatttatgtttttctaatatatattgtaatatacacacataatttattttccattttttgtttttccttttttagACACCTCGATATATTCTACAAACCTTtgcttatttatttatttttattgccATCAACTTTACGTCAACATTTCTTTCAGTAAGAAACATGAAAAACAATccgaataaaaatataaaggaTGCTATATTAAAactgaattttttttacataaaatattcccAATTTGTTCTCATTTACACACATAGGCCCGCTTATCCGAAGAAGGTTTATCTTTCAATGTCGCTGAATTGTATACAAAACATCAAATTTACAAGTAAGAAATAACTTTTAAATCGCCACTTTTTTGTGTGtgaaatgtataaaaaaatatgttcatacaaaatattactATGTACAACATATTTAACTGTGCCTACAATTTAGttgtaattttataattaaaaatatatacactttttttttattagaaaatatcgcataatattttttgtagtGATATTAAAACCTATTTTCCTAATTATTTACAAAGTTTTATGCTTATCTCCTTCAAATATTGACTTGTACAGTCCTcatgaatttttatatgttttttttgacataatttttgatattgttttatatgttatggtaagtttataaaattaatatgcATGCTTTCTATTTTGTTGTTTAGCtaaaattcattatattttataccTATTTATATGTACTAATTTTTCCCCTATAGCTTTTCGCCTTATTTAGGGCAGTTAAACccttaaaaatattgaaggtgagataaataattcatgcttgtatacatttttaaaacttaagtaatattatatatatatatatatgtataaaatattttcctttttttccAGCATATTTTAAGTAATGAAGATTTTCACATTAACTAATTAAATCATGGCATCcccttttattatttcattacttttctacattttttttcttaaaacTTACATTAATGTATACTcatatgtttttaatttattcgtatatatatatgtataccatttatattttttctctttgccgtttctttaatttttaatgtcacatatatttagtatttttttcatggAATTCACTATATCCATATTTACcactttcattttttgagTTTAAccataaataatgaaaacaCATGAACATTTGTATCACTTAAAAAAGTGCAACTATTCCAATGGGCGAGTCAAACCtttaatgtatatttagaaaaaaaattaagaaagAAAATGACGTAAAAAAACATGTAGAATAATGTAGAACTGCGAAATAGAGAAATGTGAAATACTATATAAAAGCTTTAAAGCAGCATAGCTACTTTACACTGCTCTTATCGTTGCGtgttataaatttatatgtacTTATGctcttttcattttattaatttatttgctTTTTTCGCTGCAGGAACAAAGTATATATGCTCATCCTTAGTTTGAAACCTAgcttaaaatattatggatattgtgaaatatattttttaaaaaccTCAGATAAGGGGAAAAAAATCAAAGTATATTTTAacgataaatatattaaaattttgaaaatttatcttatttattcattGAAGTAtgtaaatgaaataaaggAAAAGCATATAAAGAAAGGAGACAGTTGTttttatactattttttccaattatttgaatttaaaaGGATTATATAGACTTATAGTTTACTTTTATTACGA
This DNA window, taken from Plasmodium berghei ANKA genome assembly, chromosome: 13, encodes the following:
- a CDS encoding protein transport protein YIP1, putative gives rise to the protein MNYYTQKITNRTNNRNDNDELNNNNVDNKVTNPYINKKLYENTYQKSDNTILNAPFESTANSNFNNFNNQNNNTIVTSPFNNKQSSNNTIINNSNNNSNNNNNSNNNNSNNNNNNSNNNNFFGNFNKPNANITGNENDQDEDDEEEPPLLEELGINFDLISKRMKSVFTFYKIDHTLFENSDLSGPLLIILSLGFILLLVGKASFSYIYLIGIVSSLSMYLLLNVMSQNATLDLYCTISMLGYALLPLVILSFISILINLRSKKGYTISFFCISWSALTASKFFEAALRMNSQRYLIAYPIFLLYSCFALIIIF
- a CDS encoding histone deacetylase, putative, which gives rise to MMKISKDKRNIRYEYELDKLKKKKKDNILILNIINNKINYICYILKSDYRNILNDINYENKNSIETCFYYSKSYITFLLLYYPYIHNYIKCLRNNNLRIYKNFYKHILKLPNNFYTLIFKLKILDIIKENKCSLNSSNDINYINKNIQEFSSNNISNTFFENTNKTYSSNSYIDNNAGGVAAFHKNYSSSSQLVLNTPNFYDNFSKNNFIKILFSRIYKKKYHKSIIKILELVLFYHSLPSFSFSQNFFQKYHNNKRNSGLDRKQCKSNKNKHFKKLYFKTPFFKHVIVPTIYLNEDCKNVEVLAKKKLVKIKKKKIKNKKIKNKIKKNVAAKVEEENADYSLSENTGSDITEKSLSCLSNSEDEREVNEFLKKEFNYDINLNKNNESHDNIYFNNYNDQSEEIIPNDKNINDGQMNTSSVLSSTLNNENICTNKINIQNEYYKNENNNELNFSEHVVNNGENISSTREINNLQVNDISDNFLKFIYNYNKNNKSLKNAELIYGKYILDDIQSFILYRKNKEFNSNTKDNNNEKKKIYIHEIWKDLINFDDADDNKNTLIHKACLVSNINIIFILLNLNVNLIAYNDKSELPLHCTIYGTNKYIFLLLLHNTIEYIFFYYIQLFKDKNNEKKKKSINSQNIKKEAKTYTLNNYNSIININNEKKENHQNTIKNINEISDSSIPHHTCDKTDIISDDVENDKSVIRNSHIKNKQKYIYYIKNNFFYCKKINHKFICTVVKLYLSLFVKIIELGNYEFLKIMFNYNKQIFCYILQNQEMLYFLCSFARMYNSLNLFIKFCNDIFSFDIVKENKKNPKKRSNTEAAFIEKEINNNIKKIKSNITVDIDNIETENIVNHEEEALSKNESNELDSVSVKINEEENKNSIIKISQNSEKKKNDFINNYVIKKKTDKKNRIEIFYSHECAKHIFVPEPTDYPYMRNRIKNSIPENSTRLDVLISNKHGILKLNTFVNFKIKKIQRKATALDVLRVHDVSYIKMLLQKMKKLNYYNTNDKFDNFLEPSKKNIKNYLVLPEYYSESPNNDNIPDHIKMLKNNNIISSMYEGNPNSSTQHGDNNNPQFDSVGEDCENKKSGYNGGYGRELDSGINSSNNITEGKISSYNSSNVTTIQSPEKKMISKKYSSNNSIFKEKYDKLVLIDNDTFVNKHSFNCALNASGVVLNAVDYISSKNSKKNKKKIFCVVRPPGHHLGTFGAAQFNLSDEDKAAGSQGFCLLNNIAIGISYAKYKYEKYERIAIIDFDVHHGNGTEQIIRNIGLKKIKINDYIDIYSWKGWKDKNDKKNVFFSSIHAFDGYFYPGTGYDTVELEPYIINVTLKKNMDENDFLQLFHNNILIHLYHFKPDILFLSAGFDGHKLDYVNNGFVKKNTSTYFYLTNLIVSLQNKLHFPIISVLEGGYNTSNDMASVFSLSVLEHALSFYYNDISFLSRKKNKSITNTISKKCARKERKKNVLKFPYICLGKTKMEEMFKNYFAVFKEKTKETANLNLTNKVVEYHKYIKEYDRKENEMKKKMSKFLNKNKLYFQNILNDTNLLSTSINIKLPFESYFYQVLFLLKIKLKKKKCLKKKKQLFSQDVNQYFSILNNPSDIQNLKSVYIQQHPDTKFELNNLWNHLKN